In Alistipes ihumii AP11, a genomic segment contains:
- a CDS encoding DUF6562 domain-containing protein: MKRVTIYIACLLVLVSTGCDKTVLEFPENGGVDPTLVNANLTLAIDPKIEPYEPTGRSKASEADLHDVRWIVEVFRDEIGGEPVERRVLGCEQAADGHHTIRTSLALHAARYHVVAWMDYVDDGSVADKYYTVPSLSAISVPEAGSYIGDEDHKDTYVAQQEIDLRAYRDRWNETVDATVTLQRPMAKIEFITTDIDKFLDELAARRTKAGNIAENLLTKNPDLSTIRVQVDYAGYFPSGFNAYTNKPNDARTGMSFGCSMRPLSDKEAHLASDYIFVNGSESAVKVNLTIRDGEGNLLNEIGDIDVPIVRGKLTTIRDEFLTRDYAPGIGINPGFDGEIDIVIPD; the protein is encoded by the coding sequence ATGAAAAGAGTAACGATATATATCGCCTGTTTGCTCGTCCTCGTATCGACGGGCTGCGACAAGACCGTACTGGAATTTCCGGAAAACGGAGGCGTCGATCCCACGCTGGTCAACGCGAATCTGACCCTCGCGATCGACCCGAAAATAGAGCCATACGAGCCGACGGGACGTTCCAAAGCATCGGAGGCCGACCTGCACGACGTACGCTGGATCGTCGAAGTGTTCCGCGACGAGATCGGCGGCGAACCCGTGGAGCGGCGGGTGCTCGGCTGCGAGCAGGCGGCGGACGGACACCATACGATCCGCACCTCGCTGGCGCTGCATGCCGCCCGATACCACGTCGTAGCATGGATGGACTATGTGGACGACGGCTCCGTGGCCGACAAATACTATACGGTTCCTTCGCTCTCGGCCATCAGCGTGCCCGAGGCCGGAAGCTACATCGGCGACGAAGACCACAAGGATACCTACGTCGCGCAGCAGGAGATCGATCTCAGAGCCTACCGAGACCGCTGGAACGAAACCGTGGATGCGACCGTGACGCTCCAGCGCCCGATGGCCAAGATCGAGTTCATCACCACCGACATCGATAAGTTCCTCGACGAGCTGGCCGCACGGCGGACGAAAGCAGGCAACATAGCCGAGAATCTGCTTACCAAGAATCCCGACCTTTCGACGATACGGGTGCAGGTGGACTACGCGGGGTACTTCCCGTCGGGCTTCAACGCCTACACGAACAAACCCAACGACGCCCGAACGGGCATGTCGTTCGGTTGTTCCATGAGACCGCTTTCGGATAAGGAGGCGCATCTGGCCAGCGACTACATCTTCGTCAACGGCTCCGAATCGGCCGTGAAGGTCAATCTGACGATCCGTGACGGCGAGGGCAACCTGCTCAACGAGATCGGAGACATCGATGTTCCGATCGTGCGGGGCAAGCTGACGACGATCCGCGACGAATTCCTCACGCGCGATTATGCCCCCGGCATCGGTATCAATCCCGGGTTCGACGGAGAAATCGACATTGTGATCCCTGACTAA
- a CDS encoding DUF3575 domain-containing protein has product MFWADYKGNAAAIKSLTRSIRQHRLSIESGDMKVRVLGFCSSYDSFKENLAAAKNRSNQVKSYFIVHEGLKEDHFRTTNSTQRWRGMTDVIAVAYMFPNAKADTTPDILPERDVVPSDSPSGNEKPESRPESETPESSAEPDTPDTETPVEPEPQPAQPVAEALAGMLSDPVRPSYRWAVKTNVAYLAATVANLGVEYSFGDRYSVDLPIIYSPYTVARDYRLCFLAVQPEFRYWLKKPMEGHFFGVHLHVGAFNIAVDDRNRYQSPDGFYGAGLSYGYVLPFARHWAAEFTVGAGYVHTKYDTYYNIPNGARFEKGRSYNYWGLTKVGINLVYRFGK; this is encoded by the coding sequence ATGTTCTGGGCTGATTACAAGGGAAACGCAGCCGCTATCAAGTCGCTTACCCGATCCATCCGACAACACAGATTGTCGATCGAATCGGGCGACATGAAAGTGCGCGTACTGGGTTTCTGCTCCTCGTACGACTCTTTCAAGGAGAACCTGGCGGCCGCAAAGAATCGAAGCAACCAGGTCAAATCCTATTTTATCGTTCACGAGGGATTGAAAGAAGATCATTTCAGGACGACGAATTCCACGCAACGGTGGCGCGGAATGACCGATGTGATCGCCGTAGCCTATATGTTTCCGAATGCGAAAGCGGATACGACTCCCGACATCCTGCCCGAGAGAGACGTCGTGCCGTCCGATTCGCCGTCCGGGAACGAAAAACCCGAAAGTCGGCCGGAATCGGAGACTCCGGAATCCTCTGCCGAACCCGATACGCCTGACACGGAGACACCTGTCGAGCCGGAACCGCAACCGGCGCAGCCGGTCGCCGAGGCTCTGGCAGGAATGCTGTCCGATCCCGTACGTCCCTCTTACCGCTGGGCGGTCAAGACCAACGTTGCCTATCTGGCTGCCACGGTTGCCAACCTCGGCGTGGAGTACAGCTTCGGCGACCGCTACTCGGTCGATCTGCCGATCATTTACAGTCCTTACACCGTAGCACGCGATTACCGTCTGTGTTTTCTGGCCGTTCAACCGGAATTCCGTTACTGGCTGAAAAAACCGATGGAAGGCCACTTTTTCGGCGTGCATCTCCATGTCGGCGCCTTCAATATCGCCGTGGACGACAGGAACCGCTACCAGTCGCCCGACGGCTTCTACGGCGCGGGTCTGAGCTACGGCTACGTGCTGCCCTTCGCCCGCCATTGGGCGGCGGAGTTCACCGTCGGCGCGGGATACGTCCACACGAAATACGACACTTATTATAATATACCGAACGGCGCCCGCTTCGAGAAGGGGCGGTCCTACAACTACTGGGGCCTGACGAAGGTGGGCATCAACCTGGTGTACCGGTTCGGAAAATAA
- a CDS encoding NifB/NifX family molybdenum-iron cluster-binding protein yields MKIAIPTRDGRIDDHFGHCDHYTIYTIENKTVISREELPSPQGCGCKSGIAADLQRLGVTVMLAGNMGEGAKNKLEAHGIAVVRGCSGDIETVVKNYLAGFILDSGKGCAGHDGAHQCGNHGHEHVHEAGH; encoded by the coding sequence ATGAAAATTGCAATTCCTACGAGAGACGGCCGCATCGACGACCATTTCGGTCATTGCGACCATTATACGATTTACACGATCGAAAATAAAACCGTCATTTCCCGCGAAGAACTGCCTTCGCCGCAGGGTTGCGGATGCAAGTCGGGCATTGCCGCCGACCTGCAACGCCTCGGTGTAACGGTGATGCTGGCAGGGAATATGGGCGAAGGGGCCAAAAACAAACTCGAAGCCCATGGCATCGCAGTAGTGCGAGGATGCAGCGGTGACATAGAAACGGTGGTCAAGAACTATTTGGCAGGGTTCATTCTCGATTCGGGAAAGGGGTGTGCAGGACACGACGGGGCGCATCAATGTGGAAATCATGGCCATGAGCATGTGCACGAGGCCGGACACTGA
- a CDS encoding PepSY-like domain-containing protein, protein MQLKTYFMMLALGICGAVMQSCDDDDDNLNVPEELRSAFSQKYPGSVPEWKTRSNYYIADFRDQSYEAEAWFTSDAIWLMTETDIPYAALPEAVKNALQNSEYATWNRDDADMLERKGLEPVYVLEVEQGSREMDLYYNAEGILIKAMEDYENDSESYLPIELPEGVKNFLQEKYAESKIVETDREHGRLEVDIIHHGVVKEVVFDDSGNWLSTSREIGWNSLPEVVKIAIQREISNNYVGYEADDEPEQVETPDGNYYRIELEAEQAKDLILKIREDGTLLQ, encoded by the coding sequence ATGCAATTAAAAACGTATTTCATGATGCTTGCATTAGGAATATGTGGAGCAGTCATGCAAAGTTGCGATGACGATGATGACAATTTGAACGTTCCCGAAGAGTTGCGGTCTGCGTTTTCTCAAAAATATCCGGGATCCGTTCCGGAATGGAAAACCCGGAGTAATTATTATATTGCTGATTTCCGGGACCAAAGTTACGAAGCCGAAGCTTGGTTTACTTCCGATGCTATTTGGTTGATGACCGAAACGGATATTCCTTATGCGGCTTTGCCCGAAGCCGTGAAAAACGCTCTTCAGAACAGCGAGTACGCAACATGGAACCGGGATGATGCAGATATGTTAGAACGCAAAGGCTTGGAACCTGTCTATGTTTTGGAGGTGGAGCAGGGCTCTCGGGAAATGGATCTTTATTACAATGCGGAGGGGATTTTGATCAAGGCGATGGAAGATTACGAGAACGATTCCGAGAGTTACCTGCCGATTGAACTTCCCGAAGGGGTGAAAAATTTCTTGCAGGAAAAATATGCGGAATCCAAAATCGTAGAAACGGACCGAGAGCACGGACGACTTGAAGTGGATATCATTCACCATGGAGTTGTCAAAGAGGTCGTTTTCGACGACAGTGGAAATTGGCTTTCTACATCTCGGGAGATCGGTTGGAATAGTCTTCCGGAAGTTGTCAAGATTGCTATTCAACGGGAAATTAGCAATAATTATGTCGGTTATGAAGCCGATGATGAGCCCGAACAGGTGGAAACGCCGGACGGAAATTATTATCGAATCGAGTTGGAAGCAGAGCAAGCCAAAGATTTGATTCTCAAGATTCGGGAAGACGGAACTTTATTGCAATAG
- a CDS encoding BACON domain-containing protein: protein MNRFPILLLFVFMVTACSPEGEHVPSPSEPDAITLAPGTPSVKEFPAMGGLWELRFSATKAWSVVPADPVHAEWYRIEPAEGDNGNGTVKVTVLPNITTEKRSAEIIIRSGRAEQRLSFAQQASDMEPCGEEEVRRFLEKLYQDTGGDNWRFPENWCTDKPLSEWGSSVKYEDGKLSLILGENNLHGKIDLSGCTALVSLRCAKNSLTEIDVSGCPLLEELDCTNCGISGLDVSGCYSLRRLLCGYNGLTELGLSSCPYLTELNVPYNGLGALDISSCPALTDLNCAENRLEKLDMAGREDLRMLFCYGNRLSVLDLSKCSSLTLVNCGANGMTRLDLSGCEKLGRLYCYDNRLETLNLSDFAPLLSELYCYGNRLTELDLSGTDRLSQFECSYNNLQRLDLTGCKSLRIAGCARNALRSITLFGCEMLGQLDCSGNLLENIDISACPYLTELICTDNLILSEIPESFDRLTLFEHDIRYEYSVEKDAVTGQEKIVYTDRGKGWWYSGEPDKGCHGR from the coding sequence ATGAATAGGTTTCCGATACTCCTCCTTTTCGTCTTCATGGTGACGGCATGCAGTCCGGAAGGAGAACATGTTCCGTCGCCATCGGAACCGGATGCCATAACCCTTGCACCCGGTACGCCGTCCGTTAAGGAATTTCCGGCAATGGGCGGTTTGTGGGAGTTGCGATTCTCCGCGACAAAAGCATGGAGTGTTGTGCCGGCCGATCCGGTCCATGCGGAATGGTATCGGATCGAACCGGCGGAGGGAGACAACGGTAATGGGACGGTAAAGGTAACCGTATTGCCGAATATTACCACGGAAAAACGAAGCGCAGAAATAATCATCCGCTCGGGGCGGGCGGAGCAAAGATTGTCTTTTGCGCAGCAAGCTTCGGATATGGAGCCGTGCGGTGAAGAAGAGGTGCGCCGTTTCCTCGAAAAGCTTTATCAGGATACCGGCGGTGACAATTGGCGCTTCCCGGAAAACTGGTGCACGGACAAACCTTTGTCCGAATGGGGATCGTCTGTCAAATACGAAGACGGGAAACTCTCGCTGATTCTCGGCGAAAACAACCTGCACGGAAAAATCGACTTGTCGGGATGTACGGCATTGGTGTCGCTTCGCTGCGCGAAAAATTCGCTGACGGAGATTGACGTTTCCGGTTGTCCGCTGTTGGAGGAACTGGACTGTACGAACTGCGGAATTTCCGGTCTGGACGTTTCCGGCTGTTATTCTCTCCGGCGGCTGCTCTGCGGTTACAATGGTCTCACGGAACTCGGTCTGTCGTCCTGTCCTTACCTGACGGAACTGAATGTTCCTTATAACGGGTTGGGGGCATTGGACATTTCGTCATGTCCGGCTCTGACGGACTTGAACTGTGCCGAAAACCGGTTGGAAAAGTTGGACATGGCAGGACGGGAAGACCTTCGGATGCTTTTCTGTTATGGCAACCGGCTCTCCGTACTGGATTTGTCGAAATGCTCCTCGCTGACGCTTGTGAACTGCGGGGCGAACGGAATGACCCGGCTCGATCTCTCCGGCTGCGAAAAACTCGGCCGGCTCTATTGTTACGACAATCGGCTCGAAACTTTGAACTTGTCTGATTTTGCGCCGCTACTCAGTGAATTATACTGTTATGGGAATCGGCTGACCGAATTGGATCTGTCCGGGACCGATCGGCTTTCGCAATTCGAATGCTCCTACAACAATCTGCAACGCCTCGACTTGACGGGCTGTAAATCGTTGCGCATCGCGGGGTGTGCGCGAAACGCATTGCGCTCGATAACCCTTTTCGGTTGTGAAATGCTCGGACAATTGGATTGTTCGGGCAACTTGCTGGAGAATATCGATATTTCAGCTTGCCCGTATCTGACCGAATTGATCTGTACCGATAACCTGATTTTGTCGGAGATACCGGAGTCGTTCGATCGATTGACGCTTTTCGAACATGATATTCGATACGAATACAGTGTGGAAAAAGATGCTGTCACGGGGCAAGAAAAAATCGTTTATACGGATCGGGGTAAGGGATGGTGGTACTCCGGAGAGCCGGATAAAGGGTGCCACGGTCGTTGA
- a CDS encoding bifunctional GNAT family N-acetyltransferase/carbon-nitrogen hydrolase family protein: MDPLEINKVEIRNLQREDYDQLAASFTRVYADGSDVFWTPEQIDKLIRIFPEGQIVVVIDDKIVGCALSIIVHYDDVKNDHTYAQVTGNETFDTHTRKGNILYGIEVFIHPDYRGLRLARRMYEYRKELCEKLNLKAIMFGGRLPNYHKYADQMRPKEYIDKVRQREIVDPVLLFQLSNDFHVRKVMRNYLPNDEESLHYACLLQWDNIYYQAPTEEYILPKTTVRVGIVQWQMRSYKTLDDLFEQVEFFVDSVSGYQSDFVLFPEYFNAPLMARFNDVSESEAIRGLAQYTDEIRERFIALAIKYNINIITGSMPQIKEDGQLYNVGFLCRRDGTYEMYEKLHVTPDEMKCWGLSGGKTIRTFETDCAKVGVLICYDVEFPELSRIMASEGMQILFVPFLTDTQNAYSRVQVCAHARAIENECFVVIAGSVGNLPKVHNMDIQYARSGVFTPCDFAFPTDGRRAEATPNTEMILISDVNLNLLNELHTYGSVRNLKDRRNDLYEVRMKK, from the coding sequence ATGGACCCGTTAGAGATCAACAAAGTAGAGATACGCAACCTGCAACGTGAAGATTACGACCAGCTGGCCGCCTCGTTCACCCGAGTCTATGCCGACGGAAGCGACGTCTTTTGGACGCCGGAGCAGATCGACAAACTGATACGCATTTTCCCCGAGGGGCAGATCGTCGTAGTCATAGACGATAAGATCGTAGGCTGTGCTCTTTCGATCATCGTGCACTACGATGATGTGAAGAACGACCACACCTACGCTCAAGTCACGGGAAACGAAACCTTCGACACCCACACCCGCAAAGGCAATATCCTCTACGGTATCGAGGTCTTCATCCATCCCGACTACCGGGGACTGCGGCTGGCGCGGCGCATGTATGAGTACCGCAAGGAACTATGCGAAAAACTCAACCTGAAAGCCATCATGTTCGGAGGCCGCCTGCCCAACTATCACAAGTATGCCGACCAAATGCGTCCCAAGGAGTATATCGACAAGGTACGCCAGCGGGAAATCGTCGATCCCGTACTGCTGTTCCAGCTCTCGAACGACTTCCATGTCCGCAAGGTAATGCGCAACTATCTGCCCAATGACGAGGAGTCGCTCCACTACGCCTGTCTGCTCCAGTGGGACAACATCTATTACCAAGCTCCGACCGAAGAGTACATCCTGCCCAAAACTACGGTACGCGTAGGCATCGTACAGTGGCAAATGCGCAGTTACAAAACCCTCGACGACCTGTTCGAACAGGTGGAGTTTTTCGTCGATTCCGTAAGCGGCTATCAGAGCGATTTCGTCCTCTTTCCCGAATATTTCAATGCCCCGCTCATGGCACGGTTCAACGATGTGAGCGAATCGGAGGCCATCCGCGGACTGGCGCAATATACGGATGAGATCCGGGAACGGTTCATTGCATTGGCCATCAAGTACAACATCAATATCATCACGGGCAGCATGCCTCAGATCAAGGAAGACGGACAGCTTTACAACGTAGGCTTCCTCTGCCGCCGCGACGGGACCTACGAAATGTACGAGAAATTACACGTCACGCCCGACGAGATGAAATGTTGGGGACTGAGCGGCGGCAAGACGATTCGCACATTCGAGACGGATTGCGCGAAGGTCGGCGTATTGATCTGCTACGACGTAGAGTTTCCGGAACTCTCGCGCATTATGGCCTCCGAAGGAATGCAGATTCTTTTCGTACCGTTCCTCACGGATACGCAGAACGCCTATTCGCGCGTACAAGTCTGTGCCCACGCCCGCGCCATTGAAAACGAATGCTTCGTAGTGATCGCCGGCAGTGTGGGCAACCTGCCCAAAGTGCATAACATGGACATTCAGTACGCACGTTCCGGGGTCTTCACCCCTTGCGACTTCGCTTTTCCTACGGACGGACGGCGCGCCGAAGCGACGCCCAATACGGAGATGATCCTTATTTCGGATGTCAACCTGAACCTGTTGAACGAACTGCACACTTACGGCAGCGTCCGCAATCTCAAAGACCGTCGCAACGACTTATACGAAGTGCGGATGAAAAAATAG